The Brasilonema sennae CENA114 genome includes a region encoding these proteins:
- a CDS encoding SDR family oxidoreductase: protein MFLVTGATGGIGRTVVRLLREQEKQVRAFVRLTSRYSELEQRGANIFIGDLRQEKDIQKACQGVQYIISAHGSGGDALALDYRANIELIDSAKANQVQHFVFISVLGADRGYEDAPVFKAKRAVERYLESSGLNYTILRPSGLASDLLPLAERFRETGFYLLVGDPKNRTSTVSTDDLARIIVDSVTVEAARNQILSVGGPEILMREDIPKIISRIFNREPLIINPPLLAVDGLRGALGFFNPQAQKALGTFRTLLANEFFCTREEIAKLETTFNFELETLESFLRRRLAV from the coding sequence ATGTTTCTAGTCACTGGAGCCACAGGGGGAATAGGTCGCACAGTTGTGCGACTTTTACGTGAACAGGAAAAGCAGGTGCGAGCATTTGTCCGTCTCACTTCGCGCTATAGCGAGTTAGAACAGCGAGGAGCTAACATCTTTATTGGTGATTTGCGCCAAGAAAAAGATATTCAAAAAGCTTGTCAGGGCGTACAGTACATTATCAGCGCTCACGGTTCTGGTGGAGATGCTTTAGCTTTAGACTATCGCGCTAACATCGAACTTATAGATTCCGCAAAAGCTAATCAAGTCCAGCACTTTGTTTTTATTTCCGTGCTAGGAGCAGACAGGGGATACGAAGATGCTCCTGTGTTTAAGGCAAAACGAGCAGTGGAGCGATACCTGGAAAGTAGTGGCTTAAACTACACTATTCTACGCCCATCTGGATTAGCATCCGACTTACTACCATTAGCAGAACGTTTTCGTGAAACGGGGTTTTACCTGCTTGTTGGCGACCCCAAAAACCGTACCTCTACTGTTAGTACAGATGATTTGGCAAGGATAATAGTAGATTCTGTGACAGTTGAAGCTGCTCGTAATCAGATATTATCAGTTGGGGGACCAGAGATTTTAATGCGAGAGGATATTCCCAAAATTATTAGTCGCATTTTTAACCGAGAGCCACTGATAATTAACCCGCCACTCTTAGCTGTAGATGGGCTGCGGGGTGCATTAGGTTTTTTCAATCCCCAAGCACAAAAAGCTTTGGGAACGTTTCGTACATTACTAGCTAACGAATTTTTCTGTACAAGAGAAGAAATTGCGAAATTGGAAACTACTTTCAATTTTGAGCTGGAAACACTAGAAAGTTTCTTGCGACGTCGTCTGGCGGTTTAA
- a CDS encoding HlyD family efflux transporter periplasmic adaptor subunit, giving the protein MRYSLAANSAQSRKTKQRFAKPDEHLSYELGKAVQELPPLYTRLLAGTLSVVVLGTIAWANFSKIDEVATAPGELIASTQVRPVTSIGNGTIVKVNVKEGDRVIKGQTLIQRDPDLQKVDVTRLASSAKLIQEDLRRLDAERTGGKIAGTQLQDQLLNSRLRDYQARQAASVAEANRQQALTNQAKVRQTRLQENLVNARTSLANAKTNLVNAQNIRTKVESGLTIAQKREQSLKTLVTPGAIPRIDYLDAQERLNRATTEITRANDEVINSQNKVTEAQDKVTSFEKDIAAQVQEIRQAQEAYQAALTQAQRIESERQSEIITQINKRKEELTTVQGQLEQAQKQQEKETIKAPVTGTIYRIKATRGPVQSGEELVSILPEGEELLLEVKVLNRDIGFIREGMKAKVKMATFPFQEFGIIDGEVVQVSPNAIVDKEMGLVFPTRIKLSKHSIMAQGQEVTFTPGMTANGEIVTRKKSILTFLIEPITRRFSEAFSVR; this is encoded by the coding sequence ATGAGATATTCCCTAGCTGCAAATAGTGCTCAATCACGTAAAACAAAACAGCGATTTGCAAAACCTGATGAACACCTATCTTATGAATTGGGCAAAGCAGTACAAGAATTGCCACCACTGTACACTAGATTGTTAGCGGGAACACTGAGTGTAGTGGTACTAGGGACAATCGCCTGGGCTAATTTTTCCAAGATTGATGAAGTGGCGACAGCGCCAGGAGAGTTAATCGCTTCCACACAAGTACGACCAGTGACATCGATAGGTAACGGAACAATTGTCAAGGTCAACGTTAAAGAAGGCGATCGCGTCATCAAAGGTCAAACCCTAATTCAACGTGATCCAGATTTGCAAAAAGTCGATGTGACTCGCTTAGCCTCATCTGCTAAATTAATTCAAGAAGATTTGCGACGTTTAGATGCAGAACGTACGGGAGGCAAAATTGCTGGAACACAACTTCAAGATCAATTGTTAAACTCTCGTTTACGAGATTATCAAGCGCGTCAAGCAGCTTCCGTTGCGGAAGCAAATCGCCAACAAGCGCTGACTAACCAGGCGAAAGTCCGCCAGACTCGGTTACAAGAAAATCTGGTAAACGCAAGAACTAGCCTTGCCAACGCCAAAACAAACTTGGTTAACGCTCAAAATATCCGTACGAAAGTTGAAAGCGGCTTAACAATTGCTCAAAAAAGAGAACAAAGCCTTAAAACCCTAGTGACTCCTGGTGCTATTCCTCGAATCGATTACCTGGACGCCCAAGAAAGACTCAATCGAGCGACTACGGAAATTACCCGAGCGAATGATGAGGTGATAAACTCCCAAAATAAGGTGACAGAAGCTCAAGATAAAGTTACATCCTTTGAAAAGGATATAGCTGCTCAAGTTCAGGAAATTCGCCAAGCCCAAGAAGCATATCAAGCTGCGCTTACTCAAGCACAGCGTATAGAATCAGAGCGTCAAAGTGAAATTATCACCCAGATCAACAAACGTAAAGAAGAACTGACCACCGTTCAAGGTCAACTTGAGCAAGCGCAGAAGCAGCAAGAGAAAGAAACTATCAAAGCTCCAGTCACAGGTACTATCTATAGAATCAAAGCCACAAGAGGACCAGTGCAATCAGGTGAAGAGTTAGTATCTATATTACCAGAAGGAGAAGAACTTCTGTTAGAGGTGAAAGTCCTCAACCGAGATATTGGTTTTATTCGCGAGGGAATGAAAGCGAAGGTCAAGATGGCAACTTTCCCATTTCAAGAATTTGGCATTATTGATGGTGAGGTCGTGCAAGTCAGTCCCAATGCGATTGTTGACAAAGAAATGGGCTTAGTTTTCCCCACCAGAATTAAGCTGAGTAAACACTCCATAATGGCTCAGGGACAAGAAGTGACATTCACTCCTGGGATGACTGCAAATGGTGAGATTGTCACTCGCAAGAAGTCAATTTTGACATTCTTAATTGAGCCAATTACTCGTCGATTCAGTGAGGCATTTTCTGTGAGGTAG